The proteins below come from a single Chryseobacterium nepalense genomic window:
- a CDS encoding peptide MFS transporter translates to MKTKHPKGLPFLFFTEMWERFGYYLILGIFVLYVIEPTGAKGGLGLPDKTADDIFGTYIALTYLTPFIGGFLADRVLGYIKSIYLGGILMAAGYIGMGVFKDLTLFYSSLALIIIGNGFFKPTISTLLGNLYSEEPYKANKDSGYNIFYMGINIGAFICNIIAAFMRNKFGWGEAFITAGVGMLIGMVIFTIGRKHYIHAAQMKPVQEGDTKLSEILVKVFLPAIVAGVIGWVIPGNIFGSDSTDAFIFACVPVIYFYASLYFKAKPEEKSSIGALLSVFLISMFFWAVFKQNGTALTRWANYYTDRSVPAAMEKPLEEIYMVEGKSYEDKEVPVYDDQFQSQKDKDGKAIKVQGKDVYFKNISPDQRAQLEKNPETKTYLYNTELFQSINPFWVIALTPVIVAFWAFLRRRGKEPLTPTKIVLGLFISALSCLVMVLAVWAGDNGAVKVSPWWLVAGYGVITIGELCLSPMGLSFVSKLSPARITALMMGGFFLANSVGNKLSGILASTWYSYDNKMNYFLVNFALLIFATLLGLSMLKRLNKIMKEKGH, encoded by the coding sequence ATGAAGACTAAACATCCTAAGGGATTGCCTTTCCTCTTCTTTACGGAAATGTGGGAGCGTTTCGGGTATTATCTTATCCTCGGAATTTTTGTATTGTATGTGATTGAACCAACCGGCGCAAAAGGCGGTCTCGGACTTCCTGACAAAACCGCAGACGATATTTTCGGGACTTATATTGCCCTTACCTATTTAACGCCTTTCATCGGCGGATTTCTTGCGGACCGGGTATTAGGCTACATCAAATCGATTTATCTCGGAGGAATTTTAATGGCAGCCGGATACATTGGGATGGGTGTTTTTAAAGATCTTACTCTTTTTTATTCTTCATTAGCGTTAATCATCATCGGAAACGGCTTCTTTAAGCCAACAATTTCAACATTGCTTGGAAATTTATATTCTGAAGAACCTTACAAAGCCAACAAGGATTCCGGTTACAATATTTTTTACATGGGAATCAACATCGGAGCGTTTATCTGTAATATCATTGCAGCATTTATGCGGAATAAATTCGGTTGGGGTGAAGCGTTTATCACAGCCGGAGTCGGAATGTTGATTGGTATGGTAATTTTTACCATTGGCAGGAAACATTATATTCATGCAGCCCAGATGAAACCTGTTCAGGAAGGTGACACCAAACTTTCTGAAATTTTGGTTAAAGTGTTCTTACCTGCAATTGTTGCCGGAGTAATCGGTTGGGTCATTCCCGGAAATATTTTCGGAAGTGACAGTACAGACGCCTTTATCTTTGCATGTGTTCCGGTTATTTATTTTTATGCTTCGCTCTATTTTAAAGCTAAACCAGAAGAAAAATCTTCGATTGGAGCCTTACTGTCAGTTTTCTTAATCAGTATGTTTTTCTGGGCAGTTTTCAAGCAAAACGGAACAGCTCTAACAAGATGGGCCAATTATTACACCGACCGAAGTGTTCCTGCCGCTATGGAAAAGCCATTAGAAGAAATTTATATGGTTGAGGGAAAAAGCTATGAAGACAAGGAAGTTCCTGTTTATGATGATCAGTTCCAGTCACAGAAAGATAAAGACGGAAAAGCTATTAAAGTACAGGGAAAAGATGTGTATTTTAAAAATATTTCCCCTGATCAGCGTGCACAATTAGAAAAAAATCCTGAAACAAAAACTTATTTATACAATACGGAATTATTTCAATCCATCAACCCATTTTGGGTAATTGCCTTAACACCGGTTATTGTTGCCTTTTGGGCTTTTTTAAGAAGACGGGGGAAAGAACCTCTAACTCCAACCAAAATTGTTTTGGGATTATTCATTTCAGCATTATCATGCCTTGTAATGGTTCTGGCAGTCTGGGCGGGCGATAACGGTGCCGTGAAAGTTTCTCCATGGTGGCTCGTTGCTGGGTATGGAGTGATTACTATTGGTGAGCTCTGCCTTTCGCCAATGGGATTATCTTTCGTTTCCAAATTATCTCCTGCAAGGATTACGGCTTTAATGATGGGTGGATTTTTCCTGGCAAACTCTGTAGGAAACAAGCTTTCCGGGATTTTAGCAAGTACTTGGTACAGCTATGATAATAAAATGAATTATTTCCTGGTCAATTTCGCTTTATTAATATTTGCCACGCTTTTAGGACTATCCATGTTAAAAAGATTAAACAAAATAATGAAGGAAAAAGGACATTAA
- a CDS encoding type II toxin-antitoxin system RelE/ParE family toxin: MEIIWSNEALKNYLKVIDYLFENWTIKEIKRFEYNFNRLIANLKDHVGICPKSKILNLRKCVIDENNSLIYQEINNIIFLVTIIDNRSFHSY; the protein is encoded by the coding sequence ATGGAAATTATTTGGTCTAATGAAGCTTTAAAGAATTATTTAAAGGTAATTGATTATTTGTTTGAAAACTGGACAATTAAAGAGATTAAAAGATTTGAATATAATTTTAACAGGTTAATTGCTAATTTGAAAGACCATGTTGGGATTTGTCCCAAATCTAAAATTCTGAACTTAAGAAAATGTGTTATTGATGAAAACAATTCATTAATTTATCAGGAAATCAATAATATAATTTTTCTTGTGACTATTATTGATAACAGAAGCTTTCATTCTTATTGA
- a CDS encoding S9 family peptidase, translating to MKRFILTLTIAAAFQSVTAQEITLDKIYSGYYRGKGIAGITSMKNGENYLVIEQGGIAKYSYKTSQKEGNIVDGQFESYEFSEDESKILLLKESEPIYRHSFLGKFEVKDLKSGKTVALYDGKFVQEPRFSPDATKVAFIADNNLFYQDLNSGKITQITTDGKKNSIINGLADWVYEEEFGHARQYEWTKNSDAIVFVKSDESEVPEIFIPIYGKTLYPSEMRYKYPKAGENNSKVSAQLYRMDNGKTSPLNLSSFKNYYIPNVIQTAKPDEIVLITSERIQNASDVLKVNTKTGTVQKLFTETDEKWIDTDSPTLEFLEDDSFLWGSERDGNRHLYWYDKDGKLKKQVTKGNWEVTDYYGYNPKSKEIYVQTTEKGSINKVVSKVNIENGKSQLISNAEGNNSASFSKNYNYFIETSSTASRPYTFVLKDGTGKVVKELQNNDAQLQKLKADNFVEKEFMTIPNEAGDQMNAWIIKPKNFDKNKKYPLFMFQYSGPGSQQVANSWDNGNALWFEMLAQKGYIVACVDGRGTGYKGAKFKKVTYMNLGKYEIEDQIAAAKWFGNQSYIDKSRIGMFGWSFGGYMTSLAMTKGADVFKMGIAVAPVTNWRFYDSVYTERFLRTPQENSDGYDKNSPTEYANLLKGKFLLIHGTADDNVHFQNSMQFSEALIQNKKQFDFMAYPDKNHGIYGGQTRPQLYQKMTDFILENL from the coding sequence ATGAAAAGATTCATATTAACACTTACCATCGCTGCTGCATTTCAAAGCGTAACCGCACAGGAAATCACTTTAGATAAGATATATTCTGGATATTACCGTGGAAAAGGCATTGCCGGAATTACATCCATGAAAAATGGTGAAAACTACTTAGTTATCGAACAGGGAGGAATAGCAAAATATTCTTATAAAACTTCTCAGAAGGAAGGAAATATTGTTGACGGCCAGTTTGAAAGCTATGAATTTTCAGAAGATGAATCTAAAATTCTTTTGCTGAAAGAAAGCGAGCCCATTTACAGACACTCTTTCCTCGGGAAATTTGAGGTTAAAGATTTAAAATCAGGAAAAACGGTTGCTTTATATGATGGAAAATTTGTTCAGGAGCCCAGATTTTCACCGGACGCTACCAAAGTTGCATTTATCGCTGATAACAATTTATTCTATCAGGATTTAAATTCGGGAAAAATCACACAGATTACAACAGACGGTAAGAAAAATTCAATCATCAACGGACTTGCAGACTGGGTGTATGAAGAGGAATTCGGGCATGCCAGACAATATGAATGGACGAAAAATTCAGATGCTATCGTTTTTGTAAAATCAGATGAAAGTGAAGTTCCTGAAATTTTTATCCCGATTTACGGTAAAACGCTTTACCCATCTGAAATGCGTTATAAATATCCGAAAGCCGGAGAAAACAATTCTAAAGTTTCAGCGCAGCTGTATCGTATGGACAATGGAAAAACAAGTCCTTTAAATTTAAGTTCATTTAAAAATTATTATATTCCAAATGTTATTCAGACCGCAAAACCGGATGAAATTGTTTTGATTACTTCTGAAAGAATTCAAAATGCATCTGATGTTCTGAAAGTAAATACCAAAACCGGAACTGTACAGAAATTATTCACTGAAACAGATGAAAAATGGATTGACACCGACAGTCCGACATTGGAATTTTTAGAGGATGATTCTTTCCTTTGGGGCTCCGAAAGAGACGGCAACCGCCATCTGTACTGGTATGACAAAGACGGAAAGCTCAAAAAACAGGTGACCAAAGGAAACTGGGAAGTAACGGATTATTATGGCTATAATCCTAAATCAAAAGAAATTTACGTTCAGACTACAGAAAAGGGAAGCATTAATAAAGTGGTTTCCAAAGTAAATATCGAAAACGGGAAATCACAGCTCATCTCCAATGCGGAAGGTAATAATTCTGCAAGCTTCAGTAAAAATTACAATTATTTTATTGAAACATCTTCTACGGCTTCAAGACCTTACACTTTTGTCTTAAAGGACGGAACCGGGAAAGTAGTAAAAGAGCTTCAGAATAATGATGCCCAGCTTCAGAAGCTTAAAGCAGATAACTTTGTTGAAAAAGAATTCATGACGATTCCCAACGAAGCCGGAGATCAGATGAATGCCTGGATTATTAAGCCTAAAAATTTTGATAAAAATAAAAAATATCCGTTGTTTATGTTCCAGTATTCCGGTCCGGGATCTCAGCAGGTTGCCAATTCCTGGGATAATGGAAATGCTTTGTGGTTTGAAATGCTTGCACAAAAAGGTTATATTGTTGCTTGTGTAGACGGCCGGGGTACAGGTTATAAAGGAGCGAAATTCAAAAAAGTAACTTACATGAATTTGGGCAAATATGAGATTGAAGATCAGATTGCGGCAGCTAAATGGTTCGGTAATCAGTCGTATATCGACAAATCAAGAATCGGAATGTTCGGATGGAGCTTTGGAGGTTATATGACCAGCTTGGCCATGACCAAAGGTGCAGATGTTTTCAAAATGGGAATTGCTGTGGCACCGGTTACCAACTGGAGATTCTATGATTCCGTTTACACGGAAAGGTTCCTGAGAACACCGCAGGAAAATTCTGACGGTTATGATAAAAACTCGCCTACCGAATACGCGAATTTACTGAAAGGAAAATTCTTATTAATTCACGGAACGGCTGACGATAACGTACATTTCCAAAACTCTATGCAATTCTCAGAAGCTCTGATTCAGAATAAAAAACAATTCGATTTTATGGCTTATCCTGACAAAAACCACGGAATTTATGGCGGGCAGACAAGACCTCAGCTTTACCAGAAAATGACTGATTTTATTTTGGAGAATTTGTAA
- a CDS encoding response regulator codes for MKKEYLNVLLTDDDEGNLILFKNILQEFKIQVKVKTFCNGKDLMIYLNENTVVPEVVFMNYSLPLKNSLECLSEIKSNQKFDPMTIIVFNDNLSSEQEEEAFVTGANVVMKKPDNYRDMKKNITDIISITWQYHTSGLNKNNFIMKV; via the coding sequence ATGAAAAAAGAATATCTCAATGTGCTACTGACAGATGATGATGAAGGAAATCTCATTCTTTTCAAAAATATATTGCAGGAATTTAAAATTCAGGTTAAAGTAAAAACGTTCTGCAACGGGAAAGACCTGATGATTTATCTTAATGAAAACACTGTAGTGCCCGAAGTCGTTTTTATGAATTATTCTTTACCCTTGAAAAATTCTCTTGAATGCCTTAGTGAAATTAAATCCAATCAGAAATTTGATCCTATGACCATCATCGTATTTAATGACAACTTATCTTCTGAACAAGAAGAAGAGGCTTTTGTAACCGGTGCCAATGTTGTAATGAAAAAGCCTGATAATTACAGAGATATGAAAAAAAATATAACCGATATTATATCCATAACATGGCAATATCATACTTCAGGATTGAATAAAAATAATTTTATCATGAAGGTGTGA
- a CDS encoding DUF2281 domain-containing protein, with protein sequence MEITLKDLENNIRTLPENFYEEVNDFIDFLKTKYTKTNSQDWAENLSEIHRDSINKGLDDIQSGRTIGQESAQKNIKDYINSKK encoded by the coding sequence ATGGAAATTACATTGAAAGATTTAGAAAATAATATCAGAACACTCCCTGAAAATTTTTACGAGGAAGTAAATGATTTTATTGATTTTTTAAAAACAAAATACACCAAAACTAATTCTCAGGATTGGGCAGAAAATTTATCAGAAATCCATAGAGATTCTATAAATAAAGGATTGGACGATATACAAAGTGGAAGAACGATAGGCCAAGAATCTGCCCAAAAGAATATAAAAGATTATATTAATTCAAAGAAATGA
- a CDS encoding peptide MFS transporter, translated as MSLTLDEIQNFKGKYPRQIWSLFFSEMWERFCFYGMRGMLVFFMISQLNLHEKEANLQYAATQAFVYAFTFIGGLFADKILGFRKSLFWGGILMIIGSIILATDPHKFFFLGIAFTVVGTGFFKPNISSMVGQLYKPNDSRADAGFSLFYAGINLGALLGGYFCITLGKGEILAKVIPEEMRWNVAFGLAAIVMVVSLINFVFTQRSLGTIGLQPGHPLNEVKSAPIPKWQEYGVYVLSLIFVPIIMIMVAKTEYTDYFMWTVGPLTLIYLFYEMTKVTPAERNKLLAALVFILFSILFWGIYEQSGGSLSIFAAKNLNNDLLGLDPNGVNNSGGAFFIIFLAPLIGLLWIWMSKRKIEPNTIIKFGLGFIFLGLGYYVLFATRFFANLQGITSLNFFTIALLVITLGELCLSPIGLSIMTKLSTKNLQGMMMGMWFLASAYGQYVAGIIGAGLATAKEGSTNYDALITYTDGYKQLGLYAVIAGVILILISPFVKKLMQEVR; from the coding sequence ATGAGTTTAACTTTAGACGAAATACAAAATTTCAAAGGAAAATATCCCAGACAAATCTGGAGCCTCTTCTTCTCCGAAATGTGGGAACGATTCTGCTTCTACGGAATGCGCGGAATGCTTGTTTTCTTTATGATTTCCCAACTTAATCTCCATGAAAAAGAAGCCAATCTTCAGTATGCTGCAACGCAGGCATTTGTATATGCTTTTACCTTTATCGGAGGATTATTTGCAGATAAAATTTTAGGCTTCCGAAAATCACTCTTCTGGGGCGGAATTTTAATGATCATAGGAAGTATCATCCTGGCAACGGATCCCCATAAATTTTTCTTTTTAGGTATTGCCTTTACCGTTGTAGGAACAGGTTTTTTCAAACCGAATATCTCATCAATGGTCGGGCAGCTTTACAAACCGAATGATTCAAGAGCCGATGCCGGATTTTCACTTTTTTATGCAGGAATTAATCTCGGAGCTTTGCTGGGAGGTTATTTTTGTATTACACTCGGAAAAGGGGAAATTCTGGCGAAAGTAATTCCGGAAGAAATGAGATGGAATGTTGCATTCGGGTTGGCGGCCATCGTAATGGTCGTCAGTTTAATTAATTTTGTTTTTACACAAAGAAGCTTAGGAACAATAGGCCTTCAGCCGGGACATCCGTTGAATGAAGTAAAATCCGCACCCATCCCGAAATGGCAGGAATACGGTGTCTATGTTTTATCACTGATTTTTGTTCCGATTATCATGATCATGGTCGCTAAAACCGAGTATACGGATTATTTCATGTGGACTGTCGGACCGCTGACTTTGATCTACCTGTTTTACGAAATGACCAAAGTAACACCTGCTGAGCGAAATAAACTCTTAGCTGCCCTAGTCTTTATTTTATTTTCCATTTTATTCTGGGGAATTTATGAGCAAAGCGGAGGTTCTCTAAGTATTTTTGCCGCTAAAAATTTGAATAACGACTTATTGGGACTTGATCCAAATGGCGTCAATAATTCCGGAGGCGCCTTTTTCATCATTTTCCTTGCCCCTCTAATCGGACTGCTTTGGATCTGGATGAGCAAAAGAAAAATTGAGCCGAACACCATTATTAAGTTCGGGTTAGGCTTTATTTTCTTAGGCTTAGGTTATTACGTTTTATTTGCAACACGGTTTTTCGCCAACCTTCAGGGAATCACTTCACTGAATTTCTTTACCATAGCATTGCTGGTTATTACTTTGGGTGAATTATGCCTCTCTCCTATCGGATTATCGATTATGACGAAGCTTTCAACTAAAAATCTTCAGGGAATGATGATGGGAATGTGGTTTCTGGCTTCAGCATACGGACAGTATGTCGCAGGAATTATTGGTGCCGGACTGGCAACGGCAAAAGAAGGTTCTACCAATTATGATGCTTTGATCACTTACACCGATGGATATAAACAATTGGGATTATATGCTGTAATTGCCGGAGTTATATTAATTTTGATTTCACCTTTCGTTAAGAAATTAATGCAGGAGGTACGATAA
- the recG gene encoding ATP-dependent DNA helicase RecG, with amino-acid sequence MTLETSIEYIKGVGPEKAKLIRNVLGISIVEDFLNFFPLRYLDKSKIHKIAQLHEVSTDVQLKGKITSVQEIQTGKTKRLSAKFNDDTGTMDLVWFQYSKWMKEQLPINKEIYIFGKINVFNNQFSMPHPEIEPDEKKEGDNRLKPIYPSSEKLTKRGLNQKFFQNVLRNICMEIPNLIQENFPDYLMKAFKFMSRQHTYLNIHFPKDAEHFKKADYRLRFEESFFFQLGYGLKKIHHKSHTAGNPFPIVGDYFNNFYQHHLPFDLTGAQKRVLKEIRQDMKRPIQMNRLLQGDVGSGKTMVALLTMLIAKDNGFQSCMMAPTEILAQQHYNGIKELLENTEVNVKLLTGSTKKSDRKIIHEELENGELSILVGTHAVLEDKVKFKNLGLAIIDEQHRFGVAQRAKLWAKNKIPPHILVMTATPIPRTLAMSFYSDLDVSVIDEMPVGRKPIITAHRREKDRAYVYNFCREEIQKGRQVYFVYPLIEESETLDYKNLMTGLENVMDNFPKYNVTMLHGQMRPEEKDAAMSYFASGKAEIMVATTVIEVGVNVPNASVMVIESAERFGLSQLHQLRGRVGRGAEQSYCILMTSDKLSSDSRTRIKTMVETNDGFKISEVDMQLRGPGDILGTQQSGVVDFKRLDLINDSAIIKVTKNTIEKILKTDPLLTNPDNQILKNYYLRQYKGKNKWSKIS; translated from the coding sequence ATGACATTAGAAACTTCTATAGAATACATAAAAGGCGTCGGTCCGGAAAAAGCCAAGCTCATCAGGAATGTGCTGGGAATTTCCATCGTGGAAGATTTCCTGAACTTTTTTCCGCTGCGTTATCTGGATAAAAGCAAAATCCATAAAATTGCACAGCTTCATGAGGTATCAACAGATGTTCAGCTGAAAGGAAAAATTACAAGTGTTCAGGAAATACAAACCGGAAAAACCAAAAGGCTTTCCGCAAAATTCAATGATGATACGGGGACAATGGATCTGGTGTGGTTCCAGTACTCCAAGTGGATGAAGGAACAGCTTCCCATTAATAAGGAAATCTATATTTTCGGGAAAATCAATGTATTCAACAACCAGTTTTCAATGCCACATCCGGAAATAGAGCCTGATGAAAAAAAAGAAGGCGACAATCGCCTGAAGCCTATTTATCCAAGCTCTGAAAAATTAACCAAAAGAGGACTGAATCAAAAATTTTTTCAAAATGTATTAAGGAATATCTGTATGGAAATTCCGAATCTTATCCAGGAAAATTTCCCGGATTACCTGATGAAAGCTTTCAAATTCATGTCCAGACAGCATACGTACCTCAACATCCATTTCCCTAAAGATGCTGAACATTTTAAGAAGGCAGATTACCGCCTGAGATTTGAAGAATCTTTCTTTTTTCAGCTGGGTTACGGCTTAAAAAAAATTCATCATAAAAGTCATACTGCAGGAAATCCTTTCCCGATCGTAGGTGATTATTTTAATAATTTTTACCAGCATCATCTTCCGTTTGATTTAACAGGTGCTCAAAAAAGAGTATTGAAAGAAATCCGGCAGGATATGAAACGTCCGATCCAGATGAACAGACTCCTTCAGGGTGATGTAGGCTCAGGAAAAACAATGGTTGCTTTGTTAACGATGTTGATTGCGAAAGATAATGGTTTCCAAAGCTGTATGATGGCTCCTACCGAGATTCTTGCCCAACAGCATTATAACGGTATTAAAGAACTTCTTGAAAACACGGAAGTGAATGTTAAACTTTTAACGGGATCTACAAAAAAATCTGACCGTAAAATTATCCATGAAGAACTTGAAAACGGTGAACTTTCCATTCTTGTAGGAACGCACGCTGTACTGGAAGATAAAGTAAAGTTTAAAAATCTTGGACTAGCTATTATTGATGAACAGCATAGATTCGGGGTTGCTCAGAGAGCAAAATTATGGGCAAAAAATAAAATTCCGCCTCATATTCTTGTAATGACCGCTACTCCCATCCCGAGAACACTGGCCATGAGTTTTTATTCTGATCTGGATGTTTCTGTAATTGATGAAATGCCTGTAGGAAGAAAACCAATCATAACCGCTCACAGACGTGAAAAAGACCGGGCATATGTCTACAATTTCTGCCGCGAAGAAATTCAGAAAGGACGACAGGTGTATTTTGTATATCCTCTGATTGAAGAATCGGAGACACTGGATTACAAAAACCTGATGACCGGACTGGAAAATGTAATGGATAATTTCCCGAAATATAACGTAACAATGCTTCACGGACAGATGCGACCAGAAGAAAAAGATGCTGCAATGAGCTATTTTGCTTCCGGAAAAGCTGAAATTATGGTGGCTACTACGGTAATTGAAGTGGGCGTAAATGTACCGAACGCCTCAGTAATGGTGATTGAAAGTGCGGAGCGATTCGGTCTTTCCCAGCTTCATCAGTTGCGTGGACGTGTGGGACGTGGTGCAGAACAGAGCTACTGTATCCTGATGACTTCAGACAAATTATCCAGTGACAGCAGAACACGTATTAAAACCATGGTAGAAACAAATGACGGATTTAAGATTTCCGAAGTGGATATGCAACTTCGGGGTCCGGGTGATATTCTTGGTACACAACAAAGCGGCGTGGTAGATTTTAAAAGACTTGACCTGATTAATGATTCGGCCATCATTAAAGTTACTAAAAATACGATTGAAAAAATCCTGAAAACAGATCCTTTATTAACCAATCCTGATAATCAGATCCTGAAAAACTATTATCTAAGGCAGTATAAAGGTAAAAACAAATGGAGTAAAATATCATAA
- a CDS encoding thioredoxin family protein — protein MKRIISIICFFVITLNFAQVKWMTIEEALKAQKENPKKILIDFYADWCGPCKIMDKKTYGNPIIADIINENYYAVKFNAEEKSTIQIFGRKFSNPNTEHKKGKNSLHEFTQYMNVGAVPSTVFLDEKGGPITILQGELSAKELEPYLEFISKDLFKKIRSRQQWEDYQTKFKSKIKE, from the coding sequence ATGAAGAGAATAATAAGCATCATTTGTTTTTTCGTTATTACTTTAAATTTCGCTCAGGTAAAATGGATGACCATTGAAGAAGCACTGAAAGCGCAAAAAGAAAATCCGAAAAAAATCCTGATTGACTTTTATGCAGACTGGTGCGGCCCCTGTAAAATCATGGATAAAAAAACGTATGGAAATCCCATTATTGCTGACATTATAAATGAAAACTATTACGCTGTAAAATTTAATGCCGAGGAAAAAAGCACGATCCAGATTTTCGGAAGAAAGTTTTCAAACCCAAATACGGAACATAAAAAAGGAAAAAACTCCCTCCACGAATTCACCCAGTACATGAACGTAGGAGCTGTTCCCAGTACAGTATTCCTGGATGAGAAAGGAGGTCCTATTACTATTCTTCAGGGAGAATTATCTGCAAAGGAACTGGAACCTTATCTGGAATTTATTTCCAAGGATTTATTTAAAAAAATACGTTCCAGGCAACAGTGGGAAGATTACCAGACAAAATTTAAATCCAAAATAAAAGAATAA
- a CDS encoding peptide MFS transporter, with amino-acid sequence MDNTEALSPKQDEFVENKGSRHPKGLWVLFGTEMWERFNFYGMRALLTLFMVNSLLIKEADAAIIYGGFLALCYLTPLLGGFIADKYIGNRNAILIGGSLMAIGQFLLFISASTFSGNVDSAKMFMWLALFIIIFGNGFFKPNISSMVGSLYPKQEKSKLDSAFTIFYMGINIGAFLGQFICPYLGDVKDATTGVRDIFAFKWGFLAASIAMVIGTVTFFILKNKYVVTPEGRPIGGLPKHNTSADFEEGETQTAKFSGAALGITGALFIVLFFVFRYLLVGEFGFKAVEMGQLIKGIIYPFIYAAGISLAFLIMSSAENKVERQRIWVIYIVSFFIIFFWAAFEQAGSSLTFIADNQTDRNIFGWNMPPSMVQIFNGIFVVLLAVPFSLCWDKLRARGKEPVSPMKQAMGLALIALSYFIIAHNVKDLGNSGLLAIKWLMLLYFIQTCGELCLSPIGLSLVGKLAPKRFASLLYGVFFISNAAGYALAGSLGALIPATGDKFTKAQEIGVNLQDVLDKKVTLTAEQAAAFEKAQLPLQNPTFAGFEIHNLFEFFMVFVVLCGIAAVILALISPILKKMMHGVN; translated from the coding sequence ATGGATAATACTGAAGCATTAAGTCCGAAACAGGATGAATTTGTAGAGAATAAAGGATCCAGGCATCCGAAGGGATTGTGGGTTTTATTCGGAACAGAAATGTGGGAGCGTTTCAACTTTTATGGAATGAGAGCACTTTTGACGCTCTTCATGGTAAATTCCTTATTAATAAAAGAAGCTGATGCAGCAATCATCTATGGTGGATTTTTAGCTTTATGTTACCTTACTCCTCTTTTGGGTGGTTTCATTGCAGATAAATATATCGGTAACAGAAATGCCATCTTAATCGGTGGATCATTAATGGCCATCGGGCAGTTTTTACTGTTCATCAGTGCGTCTACTTTCTCAGGAAATGTTGACAGCGCAAAAATGTTTATGTGGCTTGCCCTTTTCATTATCATTTTCGGAAACGGATTCTTTAAGCCGAACATTTCCTCCATGGTGGGAAGCCTTTACCCGAAACAGGAAAAATCAAAACTAGACTCTGCTTTCACGATTTTCTATATGGGAATCAATATCGGGGCATTTTTGGGTCAGTTCATCTGTCCTTATTTAGGGGATGTAAAAGATGCTACTACAGGAGTAAGAGATATTTTTGCATTCAAATGGGGTTTCCTGGCCGCTTCCATCGCGATGGTAATTGGTACGGTAACCTTCTTTATTCTTAAAAACAAATATGTGGTAACACCGGAAGGAAGACCAATCGGAGGATTACCAAAACATAACACCAGTGCAGATTTTGAAGAAGGCGAAACGCAGACTGCAAAATTCTCGGGTGCAGCTTTAGGAATTACAGGAGCATTATTTATTGTTTTATTCTTTGTTTTCCGATATCTTCTTGTCGGCGAATTCGGCTTTAAAGCAGTTGAAATGGGACAATTAATCAAAGGAATTATTTATCCTTTCATTTATGCAGCGGGGATTTCTTTGGCATTTTTAATTATGAGTTCTGCAGAAAACAAAGTGGAAAGACAGAGAATATGGGTAATCTATATTGTATCCTTCTTTATTATCTTCTTCTGGGCAGCTTTTGAGCAGGCAGGTTCTTCATTAACATTTATTGCAGATAACCAGACCGACAGAAATATCTTCGGATGGAATATGCCGCCTTCAATGGTACAGATTTTCAACGGGATTTTCGTGGTATTGCTTGCAGTTCCTTTCAGTTTATGCTGGGATAAATTAAGAGCAAGAGGTAAAGAACCGGTTTCTCCAATGAAGCAGGCCATGGGTCTTGCATTAATTGCTTTAAGTTATTTCATCATTGCCCATAACGTAAAAGATCTTGGAAATTCAGGATTGTTAGCGATAAAATGGCTGATGCTTTTATATTTCATCCAGACTTGTGGTGAGCTTTGTCTTTCTCCAATCGGGTTATCTTTGGTAGGTAAACTGGCCCCAAAAAGATTTGCTTCGTTGCTATACGGTGTTTTCTTTATTTCCAATGCTGCGGGGTATGCTTTGGCGGGTTCGTTAGGAGCACTAATTCCTGCTACAGGAGACAAATTCACTAAAGCTCAGGAAATTGGAGTAAATCTTCAGGATGTTTTGGATAAAAAAGTAACCTTAACAGCTGAGCAGGCTGCCGCGTTTGAAAAAGCTCAGTTGCCTTTACAGAATCCTACTTTTGCAGGATTTGAAATTCACAATTTATTCGAATTCTTTATGGTATTCGTGGTATTGTGTGGTATTGCAGCAGTAATCTTAGCCTTAATTTCACCAATCTTAAAGAAAATGATGCATGGTGTAAACTAA